A genomic segment from Roseofilum reptotaenium CS-1145 encodes:
- a CDS encoding M28 family peptidase yields MLKMPGESYQDALLPLMVEEQALAKELEVDVKEIASEPHNYLAYNNLLVTAQYLETEFTCAGYQVTHYKYRIDDQEFDNLEVEIPGTTKAEEIIVIGAHYDSVAHVPGANDNGSGAAAVLALARRFAGKPQQRTLRFVEFVNEENPFGWTEDMGSLVYAKICKQRQDNIVGMMSLETMGYYSDKPGSQQYPAPLNLFYPLQGNFIAFVGNLDSGNWVQQVIGSFRQHTLFPSEGAALPNFLPGVGWSDHWSFWQQGYPALMVTDTAPFRYPYYHRVEDTPDKINYGKLARVVAGLERVIRDVAN; encoded by the coding sequence ATGTTAAAGATGCCAGGGGAAAGTTATCAGGATGCACTCTTGCCTTTGATGGTAGAAGAGCAAGCATTAGCAAAAGAGCTAGAGGTCGATGTCAAGGAAATCGCCTCCGAACCCCATAATTATCTCGCTTATAATAATTTACTGGTAACGGCTCAGTATCTAGAAACTGAGTTTACTTGTGCAGGATATCAAGTTACTCACTACAAATACAGGATTGATGACCAAGAATTTGACAACTTGGAAGTCGAAATTCCAGGCACAACTAAAGCGGAGGAAATTATTGTAATTGGCGCTCATTATGATTCTGTAGCTCATGTTCCTGGAGCTAATGACAATGGTTCGGGAGCAGCAGCAGTTTTAGCCTTAGCTCGGCGGTTTGCGGGAAAACCACAACAGCGAACCCTGAGATTTGTAGAATTTGTGAATGAAGAAAATCCTTTTGGCTGGACAGAAGATATGGGAAGTTTAGTTTATGCCAAAATTTGTAAGCAGCGCCAAGACAATATTGTTGGCATGATGAGTCTGGAAACTATGGGATACTATTCTGACAAGCCAGGGAGTCAACAGTATCCTGCTCCTTTAAATTTATTTTATCCTCTGCAAGGAAACTTTATTGCTTTTGTTGGGAATCTTGACTCTGGGAACTGGGTACAACAAGTAATAGGATCGTTTCGTCAGCATACTCTCTTTCCATCAGAGGGGGCAGCACTGCCTAACTTTTTGCCAGGAGTTGGATGGTCGGATCATTGGTCATTTTGGCAGCAAGGATATCCCGCTTTAATGGTTACTGATACTGCTCCTTTTCGCTATCCCTATTACCATAGGGTTGAAGATACCCCAGATAAGATCAATTATGGGAAATTAGCGCGAGTTGTGGCAGGTTTAGAGCGAGTGATTCGTGATGTTGCCAATTAG
- the folB gene encoding dihydroneopterin aldolase codes for MMDCIHVSNIRCYGYIGYLPEEKILGQWFTVELSLWLDVSVSGASDDLDDTFNYCEAIEIVKGIVSSNKFDLIEKLATAIADELLNRENQPHQRPPLQKVGVRVIKSPPIPDFGGQVTVDITRTNPQFA; via the coding sequence ATGATGGATTGTATTCACGTCTCCAATATTCGCTGTTATGGATATATTGGCTACTTACCGGAAGAAAAAATACTGGGACAATGGTTTACAGTTGAGCTGTCTCTATGGTTAGATGTATCTGTATCTGGAGCGAGTGATGATCTTGATGATACGTTCAATTATTGTGAAGCGATTGAGATCGTTAAAGGAATTGTCAGTAGCAATAAATTTGACCTAATTGAGAAATTGGCGACGGCGATCGCCGATGAACTGCTGAACCGAGAAAACCAACCCCATCAACGTCCTCCTCTACAAAAAGTCGGCGTGCGCGTGATCAAATCTCCTCCCATACCCGACTTTGGCGGCCAAGTCACGGTTGACATTACTCGCACAAATCCCCAATTTGCCTAA
- a CDS encoding DUF760 domain-containing protein: protein MNNPSNQNPELFQGDTDNNLLWDYVQSLSPETVAQLSKPTSSEVFQVMENNIMGLLGHLPSEQFGVTVTTNRENLGRLLASAMISGYFLRNAEQRMMFEHTWSASESHASETE from the coding sequence GTGAATAACCCGTCGAATCAAAATCCTGAATTATTTCAGGGCGACACTGACAATAACTTATTATGGGACTATGTTCAATCCTTGAGTCCGGAAACCGTGGCTCAACTCTCTAAACCTACCTCTTCGGAAGTTTTCCAAGTCATGGAAAATAACATCATGGGACTTCTGGGACATCTCCCATCAGAACAGTTTGGGGTTACCGTAACAACCAACCGAGAAAACCTAGGTCGCCTCTTAGCCTCTGCCATGATCAGTGGCTATTTTTTGCGTAATGCCGAACAGCGTATGATGTTTGAACATACTTGGTCAGCTTCTGAATCCCACGCAAGTGAGACTGAATAA